A stretch of Methanobrevibacter sp. YE315 DNA encodes these proteins:
- a CDS encoding Ada metal-binding domain-containing protein has protein sequence MKISMKKASVTILLMILLLTTISAVSASMSIEGGSFSTDGGLEDKTYASINVGAENAGKDVIIQIFYSRDGSALNNGNMVPVTVNSNGYVEVSSADAYKYFPDHAKIKLYDKNEHLLDSQDVDLSPTSGLQTFGSYTDYSSSSSSGTGGSSGGGSTNSYHSGTSDTYVGNSNTGKFHAPGCGSVDKMKPSNKVYFSSRDEAISSGYTPCKRCNP, from the coding sequence ATGAAAATCAGCATGAAAAAGGCTTCTGTTACAATTCTTTTGATGATTCTGCTGCTTACAACAATCAGTGCAGTTTCAGCATCCATGTCAATTGAAGGAGGAAGCTTTTCAACCGACGGAGGTCTTGAAGACAAAACATATGCATCCATCAATGTCGGAGCAGAAAATGCAGGAAAGGATGTTATTATACAGATTTTCTACTCCCGTGACGGTTCAGCGCTTAACAACGGAAACATGGTTCCCGTAACCGTCAATTCAAACGGCTATGTCGAAGTTTCAAGTGCAGACGCATATAAATATTTCCCTGACCATGCCAAAATCAAATTATATGACAAGAATGAACATCTGCTAGACAGCCAGGATGTGGATTTATCCCCTACAAGCGGACTGCAGACATTCGGATCATATACTGACTATTCAAGCTCATCATCCAGCGGAACTGGTGGGTCTTCAGGCGGCGGCAGCACCAACTCATACCACAGCGGAACATCAGACACCTATGTTGGAAACAGCAATACCGGAAAATTCCACGCACCCGGATGCGGCAGCGTTGATAAAATGAAACCGTCAAACAAGGTTTATTTCTCAAGTCGTGATGAGGCAATAAGCAGCGGATATACTCCTTGTAAACGTTGCAATCCTTAA
- a CDS encoding zinc-ribbon domain-containing protein: MKTCPNCGSEVIDNAKFCNNCGSEINPDETNNKNSQNTCPNCGHEVGTGMKFCENCGTKIIPDQDDINKTTFCSNCGTELSSDAKYCPNCGISPTEKPNYGQTQSIVKSNKNPLLAAILSFLLPGLGQAYLGLMKKGIILFVLAIIGGFLMSIAIGYLIYLIAWGYAMYDGYNSAEKMNNNVEVEDTIDLHNLF; this comes from the coding sequence ATGAAAACATGTCCAAACTGCGGCAGTGAAGTAATAGATAATGCTAAATTCTGTAATAATTGCGGATCTGAAATCAATCCAGATGAAACAAACAATAAAAATTCTCAAAACACATGCCCTAATTGTGGTCATGAAGTAGGCACAGGAATGAAATTCTGTGAAAACTGCGGCACTAAAATAATCCCAGACCAGGATGACATTAACAAAACTACATTCTGTTCTAATTGTGGCACCGAATTGAGCAGTGATGCGAAATATTGTCCAAACTGCGGAATATCACCAACAGAAAAACCAAACTATGGTCAAACTCAAAGTATTGTTAAATCAAATAAAAATCCCCTACTTGCAGCAATATTATCATTTTTACTCCCAGGATTAGGACAAGCTTACTTGGGGTTAATGAAAAAAGGAATAATATTATTCGTTTTAGCAATAATTGGTGGCTTTTTAATGTCAATAGCTATTGGTTATTTAATATATCTCATTGCTTGGGGTTATGCAATGTATGACGGATATAATTCCGCTGAGAAAATGAATAATAATGTTGAAGTAGAAGATACAATAGATTTACATAATTTATTCTAA
- a CDS encoding zinc ribbon domain-containing protein, whose protein sequence is MANKICPRCGTEQDEKFKFCKNCGALLSSETNENINITDENNYSANEKSPFDDFIKEEKEYSEAFINEDINTGSRTTGNANNKDKAKICPMCGEKVENENFCSHCGTKINVRVKRCVNCGTVINSAAKICPNCGYNIIQKVPILAAALSFIFPGLGQLYNNQNHKGIILIIANVISLILIFIGIGFIFMLIIWVYAIYDAFMSAKAIDRGEPTEDKLLGF, encoded by the coding sequence ATGGCAAATAAAATATGTCCACGTTGCGGAACAGAACAGGATGAAAAATTTAAGTTCTGTAAAAACTGTGGAGCTTTACTTTCTAGTGAAACTAACGAAAATATAAACATTACAGATGAAAATAATTACAGTGCAAACGAAAAATCACCTTTCGATGATTTCATTAAAGAAGAAAAGGAGTATTCAGAAGCATTTATCAATGAAGACATTAATACTGGCAGTAGAACAACCGGGAATGCTAATAACAAGGATAAAGCAAAAATATGTCCTATGTGCGGGGAAAAAGTTGAAAATGAAAATTTCTGCAGCCACTGTGGAACCAAAATTAATGTAAGAGTCAAAAGATGTGTTAACTGTGGAACTGTAATCAACTCAGCAGCTAAAATTTGTCCAAACTGCGGATATAACATTATCCAAAAAGTACCTATCCTTGCAGCTGCGCTATCATTTATTTTTCCAGGATTAGGTCAGCTTTACAATAATCAAAATCATAAAGGGATAATTCTTATCATAGCTAATGTAATTTCTCTAATACTTATTTTTATAGGAATCGGATTTATTTTCATGCTTATAATATGGGTATATGCAATTTATGATGCATTCATGTCTGCCAAAGCCATTGATAGAGGAGAACCTACTGAAGACAAACTTTTAGGATTTTAA
- a CDS encoding AAA family ATPase produces the protein MDFQIELSNLLRARFPYLYISTYEEDRVLEDIESIVSDINLIKTSREVFTWKITEGICNIENNKVIDNTSNPINALDFIKTYSNPSVFIFMDFHIYFKDSHNQNNAPIIRKLRDLANDLEEGQIAKNIIFLSPTLVLPTELEKLITVVDYDLPTYEEIEEVLDSMLELNTSSGISLDLVGDDKEKMVKAAMGLTLQEAENAFALAIVNNNSLTADDIPIVLSEKKQLIQKGGLLEFIDDVVSIDKVGGLENVKNWLAKRDGSWLDSAKEYNLPAPKGVLLTGVPGCGKSLIAKSISSMWGLPLIRMDISRMFNGIVGSSEQNMRMAIQTAESVAPSILWIDEIEKGFSGVSAGNDGGVSSHIFGIFLSWMQERKKPVFIVATANNINVLPPEFLRKGRFDEIFFVDLPTFKERKKIFEVHLNSRLTSDKVKGDLVIDDNLLSHLAEISDGFSGSEIEQAVISALFESFYENRAVTVADFDYAIKNTVPLSVTQEEQILALREWSKMRAVTATIQEDRDSHSAGDETSSGGRLLDF, from the coding sequence GTGGATTTTCAAATAGAATTATCTAATTTGTTAAGAGCAAGGTTTCCATACCTTTATATTTCAACTTATGAGGAAGATCGTGTTTTGGAAGATATAGAAAGCATAGTCAGTGATATTAATTTAATTAAAACTAGTCGTGAAGTTTTCACTTGGAAAATAACCGAAGGCATTTGCAATATTGAAAATAACAAAGTCATTGATAATACTTCCAATCCAATAAATGCATTAGATTTTATTAAGACATATTCTAACCCATCCGTTTTTATTTTTATGGATTTTCATATTTATTTTAAAGATTCTCATAATCAAAATAATGCTCCAATCATAAGAAAACTCAGAGATTTAGCTAATGACCTGGAAGAAGGCCAGATAGCTAAAAATATAATATTTCTATCTCCAACACTTGTCTTACCTACAGAACTGGAAAAATTAATCACAGTGGTTGATTATGATCTGCCGACATATGAAGAAATAGAAGAAGTTTTGGATAGTATGCTGGAACTTAATACAAGTTCAGGAATTTCCTTAGATTTGGTTGGCGATGATAAGGAGAAAATGGTTAAGGCAGCTATGGGGTTAACTTTACAGGAAGCTGAAAATGCATTTGCATTAGCTATTGTCAATAACAATTCTTTAACTGCAGATGATATTCCTATAGTGCTGTCTGAGAAAAAACAGCTAATCCAAAAAGGAGGATTGCTTGAATTTATTGATGATGTAGTGAGTATCGATAAAGTTGGAGGACTTGAAAACGTTAAAAATTGGCTTGCCAAGCGTGACGGCTCTTGGTTGGATTCAGCTAAAGAATATAATCTCCCTGCACCTAAAGGAGTTTTACTAACTGGTGTTCCCGGTTGTGGAAAAAGTTTAATAGCCAAATCAATCAGTTCAATGTGGGGTCTTCCGTTAATCAGAATGGATATTTCCCGAATGTTTAATGGAATTGTCGGAAGCAGTGAGCAGAATATGAGAATGGCAATTCAAACAGCAGAATCCGTTGCTCCTTCAATACTTTGGATTGATGAGATAGAAAAAGGATTCAGCGGAGTCAGTGCAGGCAATGACGGCGGAGTTTCAAGTCATATTTTCGGAATATTCTTATCTTGGATGCAGGAGAGGAAAAAACCTGTATTCATTGTAGCTACTGCAAACAATATAAATGTTTTGCCTCCTGAATTCTTAAGGAAAGGACGTTTCGATGAAATTTTCTTTGTTGATTTACCAACATTTAAAGAACGTAAAAAGATTTTTGAAGTTCACTTAAATAGCCGTTTAACTTCAGATAAGGTTAAAGGTGACTTAGTTATTGATGATAATTTATTATCCCATTTGGCAGAAATTAGTGATGGATTCAGCGGTTCTGAGATAGAACAAGCTGTAATTTCTGCTTTGTTTGAAAGTTTCTATGAAAATAGGGCGGTTACTGTAGCTGACTTTGACTATGCCATAAAAAATACTGTACCGCTGTCAGTTACTCAGGAAGAGCAAATACTTGCCTTAAGGGAATGGTCTAAGATGAGAGCGGTTACTGCCACTATACAGGAAGATAGGGATTCTCATTCTGCTGGTGATGAGACATCTTCCGGAGGAAGACTTTTAGATTTCTAA
- a CDS encoding DUF2997 domain-containing protein produces the protein MAKQYKIKISPDGKITAESIGFKGKECMKHLETLEDLLGATIIDSEFLDDYFVTETLETEETSSEEETENVYLNNG, from the coding sequence ATGGCTAAACAATATAAAATAAAGATTTCTCCTGATGGAAAAATAACTGCTGAATCTATAGGATTTAAAGGAAAAGAATGTATGAAACATCTTGAGACCTTAGAAGATTTATTGGGCGCAACCATTATCGATTCAGAGTTTTTGGACGATTATTTTGTAACAGAAACTTTGGAAACTGAAGAAACTTCGAGTGAAGAAGAAACTGAAAACGTTTATTTGAATAATGGCTGA
- a CDS encoding 4Fe-4S single cluster domain-containing protein, which translates to MINVYEFIENTRVEGPGLRYCIYLQGCSIRCRGCNVPETWNSNNQLYTVEEISSKVLSNLKIEGVTFSGGEPFDQAKELSALAAILKGHGLSITVFTGYTLDYLKNSNNQDYLNLLNHVDLLIDGPFDLSKKTLKKPLVGSSNQDYHFLTDRYSIDDINKENKLEFHLKNDGKVMVLGIYDKEKLDLLLDDI; encoded by the coding sequence ATGATTAATGTATATGAGTTCATTGAAAATACAAGAGTTGAAGGTCCTGGCTTAAGATATTGCATTTACCTTCAAGGATGTTCAATCAGATGCAGGGGGTGCAATGTTCCTGAAACCTGGAACTCAAATAATCAATTGTACACTGTTGAAGAGATATCATCTAAAGTTTTATCAAATCTAAAAATTGAAGGTGTGACATTTTCCGGTGGCGAACCATTTGATCAGGCAAAGGAACTAAGCGCCTTGGCGGCTATTCTTAAAGGCCATGGTTTGTCGATTACAGTATTTACTGGATACACTTTAGATTACTTAAAAAACTCAAATAATCAGGATTATCTTAATCTGTTAAATCATGTTGATTTGCTGATAGACGGTCCTTTTGATTTGTCTAAAAAAACTTTAAAAAAACCATTGGTTGGTTCTTCAAACCAAGATTATCATTTCTTAACGGACAGATATTCTATAGATGATATAAATAAAGAAAATAAATTGGAATTTCATCTAAAAAATGATGGGAAAGTAATGGTTTTGGGAATTTATGATAAGGAAAAACTGGATTTGTTACTTGATGACATATGA
- a CDS encoding zinc ribbon domain-containing protein produces the protein MSTVNINKDSEEMISQLPGFDLDMARKVVEAREKGIVFSSIDELATFLQLKPHIIHKLEGLVSFEHENVINSPNINNVKKRSHKARVLDFNVNSNNEQSNENTDNLESAENQDNVQSDVNGDTFESAENQDNVQSNENTVIMTSNSSINIVQSTNGNTEIIRSNGIHTFRICPNCKEENELGNKFCISCGANLQNVNLNENHKFKICPNCKEENELGNKFCISCGANLQNVGLNENHKFKICPNCKEENELDHKFCVYCGVKFTESNSNGNVNDLNKPDSSASGINNNHKSRKLDF, from the coding sequence ATGAGCACTGTAAACATTAATAAAGATTCTGAGGAAATGATATCTCAATTGCCGGGCTTTGATTTAGATATGGCTAGAAAAGTAGTTGAAGCCAGAGAGAAAGGTATCGTTTTTTCATCAATTGACGAGTTAGCTACTTTTTTACAATTAAAACCTCATATTATTCATAAATTGGAAGGTTTAGTCTCCTTTGAGCATGAAAATGTCATTAATTCTCCAAATATTAATAATGTAAAAAAAAGATCTCATAAAGCTCGTGTATTGGATTTTAATGTAAATTCTAATAATGAACAATCAAATGAAAATACAGATAATTTAGAATCTGCTGAGAATCAGGATAATGTACAGTCAGATGTTAATGGGGATACTTTTGAATCTGCTGAGAATCAGGATAATGTACAGTCAAATGAAAACACAGTTATTATGACCTCAAATAGCAGTATTAATATTGTGCAGTCAACAAATGGAAATACGGAGATTATAAGGTCTAATGGAATTCATACGTTTAGAATCTGTCCAAACTGTAAAGAAGAAAATGAGTTAGGAAATAAATTTTGCATATCCTGCGGTGCTAACTTACAGAATGTAAATTTAAATGAAAATCATAAATTTAAAATCTGTCCAAACTGTAAAGAAGAAAATGAGTTAGGAAATAAATTTTGCATATCCTGCGGTGCTAACTTGCAGAATGTAGGTTTAAATGAAAATCATAAATTTAAAATCTGTCCAAACTGTAAAGAAGAAAATGAGTTGGATCATAAATTTTGCGTATATTGTGGAGTTAAATTCACTGAATCAAACTCAAATGGAAATGTTAATGATTTAAATAAACCAGATTCATCTGCATCTGGTATAAATAATAATCATAAATCACGTAAACTTGATTTTTAA
- a CDS encoding nucleotide pyrophosphohydrolase produces the protein MEELYNEIIKFQKERDWKKFHTPENLAKSISIEAAELLEHFQWGKEYEISEVSEELADVLIYCIYMADSLDLDIKEIILNKMEKNAIKYPVDKSKGNATKYTEF, from the coding sequence ATGGAAGAATTATATAATGAAATAATTAAATTTCAAAAAGAAAGAGATTGGAAAAAATTCCACACTCCAGAAAACCTAGCCAAATCAATCTCAATTGAAGCAGCTGAACTTCTAGAACATTTCCAGTGGGGAAAAGAATATGAAATTAGTGAAGTTTCAGAAGAACTTGCAGATGTTTTGATTTATTGTATATATATGGCAGATAGCTTAGATTTGGATATTAAAGAAATCATTCTAAATAAAATGGAGAAAAATGCCATAAAGTATCCTGTTGATAAGTCAAAAGGCAATGCAACAAAGTATACGGAGTTTTAA
- a CDS encoding DUF2075 domain-containing protein — protein sequence MIVYEATKAEFVDSVFSGSITDEIYEMYQQKIGKSGKSQIMSWENSMQYMYRVLEDKEIPDDCGVAIEFTIPTTSKRIDFIITGLNQFQDDSVVIIELKQWSEAYKVDGKDGVVKTILGGGLRETTHPSYQVWSYASLIKNFNQTVDEDEIGLYPCAYLHNYDFSDDDPLTDEIYKPYFDEAPLYGKRDALKLRNFIKKYIKYGDNSDILVRIDNGKIRPSKKLQDTLSSMLDGNKEFIMIDEQKIAYELAVKMARESYIDDKKRVLIVEGGPGTGKSVVAINLLVDLMADDMISLYVTKNSAPRNVFFEKLKGGKRSLSYLKNLFKGSGSFTTSEANEFDAIIVDEAHRLNEKSGLFSNMGENQVKEIINASKFSVFFIDRHQKISLKDYGSVEAIYEFASYFDAEVEHIKLESQFRCNGSEGYLSWLNDVLEIEETANFDGFDFDYDFRVMDSPSELRDLIFEKNTDNNARLLAGYCWNWIKEGKNNTDVHDIVIDDFSMSWNLGNSDTWAIDEDSVNEIGCIHTSQGLEFDYVGVIIGEDMRFDGEHIVTDFNERAGTDKSLFGIKKMYRENPEEALEVADEIIKNTYRTLMTRGMKGCYVYCEDMLLQAYFKERFNK from the coding sequence ATGATTGTTTATGAAGCTACAAAAGCAGAATTTGTCGATTCGGTCTTTTCAGGTTCAATAACTGATGAGATTTATGAAATGTATCAACAAAAGATTGGCAAGTCCGGAAAATCACAGATTATGTCCTGGGAAAACTCAATGCAGTATATGTATAGGGTTTTAGAAGATAAAGAAATTCCCGATGACTGTGGTGTAGCTATTGAGTTTACGATTCCAACAACATCGAAAAGAATAGATTTTATAATAACTGGATTGAATCAATTTCAAGATGATTCTGTTGTAATAATTGAGCTCAAGCAATGGTCTGAAGCATATAAAGTCGATGGAAAGGATGGTGTCGTTAAAACCATTTTAGGAGGGGGTTTAAGGGAAACTACACATCCGTCTTATCAAGTTTGGTCTTATGCCTCTTTAATAAAAAACTTTAACCAAACAGTTGATGAGGATGAAATCGGCCTTTATCCATGCGCATATCTGCACAATTATGACTTCAGTGATGATGATCCGTTAACCGATGAAATCTATAAGCCTTATTTTGATGAAGCGCCATTGTACGGTAAAAGGGATGCTTTGAAATTAAGGAATTTCATTAAGAAATATATCAAATATGGTGACAATTCGGACATTTTGGTTCGAATCGACAATGGGAAAATCCGGCCATCAAAAAAGTTGCAGGATACCCTTTCAAGCATGCTTGACGGAAATAAGGAATTCATCATGATTGATGAGCAAAAAATTGCTTATGAATTAGCTGTTAAAATGGCTCGTGAGTCTTATATTGATGATAAAAAGAGGGTATTGATTGTTGAAGGAGGTCCTGGAACGGGCAAGTCTGTTGTTGCTATCAATTTGCTTGTTGATTTGATGGCTGACGACATGATATCATTGTATGTCACTAAGAATTCCGCTCCGAGAAACGTGTTTTTTGAAAAATTGAAAGGCGGGAAAAGATCCTTAAGCTATTTGAAAAATCTGTTTAAGGGTTCAGGTTCATTTACAACTTCTGAAGCTAATGAGTTTGATGCAATAATTGTTGATGAGGCTCATCGTCTGAATGAAAAATCCGGTTTGTTTTCCAATATGGGTGAAAATCAGGTTAAAGAGATTATTAATGCTTCTAAATTTAGTGTGTTTTTCATTGACAGGCATCAAAAGATATCTCTGAAGGATTATGGCAGTGTTGAAGCTATTTATGAGTTTGCTTCATATTTTGATGCTGAAGTTGAGCATATTAAACTGGAATCACAATTCAGATGCAATGGATCTGAAGGTTATTTGTCATGGTTGAATGATGTGTTGGAGATTGAAGAGACTGCAAACTTTGACGGCTTTGACTTTGACTATGATTTTAGGGTTATGGATTCACCTTCAGAATTGAGAGATTTGATTTTTGAAAAAAATACTGATAATAATGCCAGACTGCTGGCCGGTTACTGCTGGAACTGGATAAAGGAAGGTAAAAACAATACTGATGTTCATGATATTGTAATCGATGACTTTTCAATGAGCTGGAATCTGGGAAATTCCGATACCTGGGCTATTGATGAGGATTCAGTAAATGAAATAGGGTGTATCCATACATCACAAGGGTTGGAGTTTGACTACGTTGGTGTTATAATTGGGGAAGATATGAGATTTGATGGTGAACATATTGTAACAGATTTCAATGAGCGTGCCGGAACTGACAAGTCACTTTTTGGGATTAAAAAGATGTATCGGGAGAATCCTGAAGAAGCTTTAGAAGTTGCAGATGAGATAATAAAGAATACCTATCGTACATTAATGACTCGCGGAATGAAGGGGTGTTATGTTTATTGTGAGGATATGTTGCTTCAGGCTTATTTTAAGGAAAGATTTAATAAGTAA